TGTCACCTACCGAGAAGGGAAATCACAAATCATTCTGAATAGAGAAGTAATTTAGCTTCCATTTTTCTGATAAAATGGTACGATGAGGGAAAAGAAAGACGCACTAAAAAGAGGTTATCCAATGATTAAAAACTATATCGCCTTCTTGAAAATGAGCGGTCTTTCCCCTTATGTATGGGCCATTCTCTGTATCTTGCCGTTTTATTTCATCTTCCAGTCAGATACGACTAACCAGAATAAGATGATAGGAATAGTTGTCACGCTTCTATTCCTTTCCTTATTCAGGCTTGCCTATAAAACGACTGGCTGGATGAAGTATGTATGGACACTTGTGCTTATGGGCTGTTTTACGTATATGACCGTTTTGTTCGGCTATATTTATTTAGCCTTTTTTCTCGCTTATCTGGCCGGAAATATTAAGAAGAAAGCGGACTTCGTGGCTATTTATATCCTACTGCTTGTCAGTACGGGGATATCCATCTATTTGGGGATATTGCTGCATCAGGTATTTTTTCTTAAGCAATTGCCGTTTATCATTATAACCTGGCTCAGCATTACCCTCCTTCCATTTACTATTAGAAACCGGCAAGTTATGGGCCGTCTGGAGGAAAAGCTGGATGATGCCAATAAAAAGATCTCGGAATTACTGGTCGTGGAGGAAAGAGAGCGAATAGCCCGTGACCTTCATGATACACTAGGGCAAAAGCTTAGTCTGATTGGGCTGAAGAGTGACCTGGCTAGGAGACTGATTAATAAAAATCCGGAACAGGCCGCCAGTGAAATGATTGATGTACAGCAAACTGCCAGAACAGCCTTGAATGAGGTGCGCAAAATGGTCTCATCCATGAGGGGTATCCGTCTTAAGGATGAAATGGTGTCTGTTGAAACATTGCTCAATGCAGCCAATATCCAATTCAACATTGACGAAAAGCAAAAGCTGACTGATGTCCCGTTATTGACTGAAAATATTCTCAGTATGTGCTTAAAGGAATCCGTCACGAATATTGTGAAACACAGCGGCGCAACAGAATGTCAGGTTACTTTCGAACAAGATTGGAAGGAAATCACCATGACGATATGGGATAATGGGGTCTTTAAGGGACGGGCGACCAGCTTTGAAAGAGGACATGGACTGATTGGCATGAGGGAACGTCTTGAGTTCGTCAATGGCAGTCTTGATATAGATTTAAAAGAGGGGACCCGCCTGATTATCAAGGTGCCGAACGAAACGAAGCGAGCTGTAAAGGAGGGGCAAGCATGATTAAGATCGTAATCGCGGAGGATCAGCAAATGATTCTCGGCGCATTCGGTTCTTTGCTGGCGCTTGAGGATGATATGGATGTAGTCGGGAAAGCATCCAACGGGGAAGAGGCTCTTGCTCTTGTCGCAAAGTATCAGCCGGATATATGCTTAATGGATATCGAGATGCCCGGAATGACAGGATTGGAAGCAGCTGAAAAGCTGAAGGGGCATGGCTGCAAAATTATTATCCTGACGACATTTGCGAGAACCGGTTATTTTCAGCGGGCTTTACAAGCTGGCGTGAGCGGCTATTTATTGAAGGACAGCCCAAGTGAGGAGCTGGCCGTCTCGATTCGGCAAGTTCATGCGGGAAAAAGAATGTATGCACCTGAATTGATTGATGGGGCATTTGCTGAAGCTAACCCGCTCACGGACCGGGAGCGGGAGGTGCTGGAATTGGTCGCAGATGGAATGAATACGAAAGAAATTGCCGAAGAGCTTAGCATCAAGACTGGTACAGTTCGGAATTATATCTCGGCCATCTTTGATAAGCTGGATGTAAAGAACAGGATTGAAGCGATTGCTCAATCTAAGGAAAAGGGCTGGTTTAAGTAGCTTGCTATTATTTTTTTGTTTTTAATAACTCTATGATTTCTTTATTTTGCTTTACAATGCTATTTAGGCTTCTTTCGATATTATTCCCTGTTATGAAGATGATGATGATTAAAGCTATTCCAATAAGAAAGTCCATTTTTGTTCCCCTTTAAAAGATGATTTTCTACTATTATATTATCTATTCAATTATTTGGAAACTCCGTTAATTTTGACGGAGTTTTTTTATTTACTAGACTGAAAGATTCGGTGGATCGAAGTGTTGATTTGGTATAATTTAGGTAGCACCTAAAGCTTAAAGAGGAGGGATTGCTTGAAGGAAATCATCCGAAGTACGGAAGATGTGCTTGTTATGCTGGATCATCTGCTTATGGAAGAGAGAACCTTTGATTGGGACCAATTTTATTCTGACCGACGAAGGGATATACCATTTTTCACCGATTTGCCGGATGAGAATCTTGTCCGCTACTTTAGGGAGGGGATGTTTCAATCTGGAAGCAAGGTATTGGAACTGGGATGCGGCCCTGGGCGGAATGCCTTTTTCTTTGCGGAGAAGGGCTGTGAGGTTGATGCGGCTGATTCGTCGAAAGAAGCCTTGCGTTGGGCTGAGGAACGGGCGAGGGAAAGGGGAGTGAAGATTAACTTCCTTCATGAAAATATAGTTGATTTAAAGGTTAGAGTGGGGGGCTATGATATCGTTTATGATTCCGGCTGCTTTCATCATATTGCGCCCCATAGAAGGACTGCCTATCTCGCGCTTATTGATAAGGCCCTTAGACCAGGAGGTTATTTCTCTGTCGTCTGTTTTGTCCCAGGGGGGAAGCTGGGGGGATCCGAAATCTCAGATTGGGATGTGTACAGATTGAAAAGCCTTCAGGGAGGTTTAGGCTTCACTGAGGGTCGGCTAAAGATGATATTTAGTCGATACCAGGCGATTGATATGAGGGAAATGACCGGTGTTAGAGATCAACCTGTCTTTTCGGAAAAAGGATTGCGGACAGCTTTATTTCAAAAATAAAAAATATGGAGGTTGTCTTTAAATGAACAAAGTGACAGTGATTTGTTTAGGTGTCAGGAATATGAAGGAGTCAGTCCGTTTTTATCGGGATAAGCTGGGATTTAAGACAAATGAGAAAAGAGATAGCCCAGAAGTGATTTTCTTCAACACGCCGGGGACCAAATTTGAATTATTTCCACTTGAGGAATTAGCAAAGGATATCAGTGAATCGGACCCGCCTGACATTGGAGGGGGATTTGGCGGCATCACCCTTGCCTATAATGTAGAGCATAAAGAGGATGTACAAAAAATAATTGATTTAGCTCGAAGCGCAGGTGCGACCATCGTCAAGGAACCGCAGGATGTCTTTTGGGGCGGCTATCATGCTTATTTTGCTGATTTAGACGGATACTATTGGGAGGTTGTTTGGGGACCTAACTTCCAGTTTGACCAGGATGGCATGCTCGTTTTTTAAGAGGAGACAAAGGGTTGCCGCGGGCTTAATAGATGGCTGCTTATGGTCCAAATGAACAGGGAGTGCATAGGATATATGAAAAAAGGCGGTAAATCCTATGAGGAAATATTATTGTTTGCATTGCCGCGCATTGCATGATGAGCCGTATCAGTGTAATATTTGCGGACGTGAGGAGCTGAAGGAGATATATATTTCGATTCAGCATAATGATAAAGATA
This DNA window, taken from Pradoshia eiseniae, encodes the following:
- a CDS encoding sensor histidine kinase: MIKNYIAFLKMSGLSPYVWAILCILPFYFIFQSDTTNQNKMIGIVVTLLFLSLFRLAYKTTGWMKYVWTLVLMGCFTYMTVLFGYIYLAFFLAYLAGNIKKKADFVAIYILLLVSTGISIYLGILLHQVFFLKQLPFIIITWLSITLLPFTIRNRQVMGRLEEKLDDANKKISELLVVEERERIARDLHDTLGQKLSLIGLKSDLARRLINKNPEQAASEMIDVQQTARTALNEVRKMVSSMRGIRLKDEMVSVETLLNAANIQFNIDEKQKLTDVPLLTENILSMCLKESVTNIVKHSGATECQVTFEQDWKEITMTIWDNGVFKGRATSFERGHGLIGMRERLEFVNGSLDIDLKEGTRLIIKVPNETKRAVKEGQA
- a CDS encoding response regulator transcription factor, with the translated sequence MIKIVIAEDQQMILGAFGSLLALEDDMDVVGKASNGEEALALVAKYQPDICLMDIEMPGMTGLEAAEKLKGHGCKIIILTTFARTGYFQRALQAGVSGYLLKDSPSEELAVSIRQVHAGKRMYAPELIDGAFAEANPLTDREREVLELVADGMNTKEIAEELSIKTGTVRNYISAIFDKLDVKNRIEAIAQSKEKGWFK
- a CDS encoding SAM-dependent methyltransferase encodes the protein MKEIIRSTEDVLVMLDHLLMEERTFDWDQFYSDRRRDIPFFTDLPDENLVRYFREGMFQSGSKVLELGCGPGRNAFFFAEKGCEVDAADSSKEALRWAEERARERGVKINFLHENIVDLKVRVGGYDIVYDSGCFHHIAPHRRTAYLALIDKALRPGGYFSVVCFVPGGKLGGSEISDWDVYRLKSLQGGLGFTEGRLKMIFSRYQAIDMREMTGVRDQPVFSEKGLRTALFQK
- a CDS encoding VOC family protein: MNKVTVICLGVRNMKESVRFYRDKLGFKTNEKRDSPEVIFFNTPGTKFELFPLEELAKDISESDPPDIGGGFGGITLAYNVEHKEDVQKIIDLARSAGATIVKEPQDVFWGGYHAYFADLDGYYWEVVWGPNFQFDQDGMLVF